In Coccidioides posadasii str. Silveira chromosome 4, complete sequence, one genomic interval encodes:
- a CDS encoding uncharacterized protein (EggNog:ENOG410Q5EM~COG:U~TransMembrane:2 (i177-200o206-224i)~BUSCO:14197at33183) — translation MKRPAKLRELRLSPHSVPSQSSSVLSRVPLLHGSGDGNGARLQHWTGGDQVPGLLIPLAFLSSLRANLQICAADQEDIYSPSTPISILNTPKTLNPSSRFSRHPLSTELSSDDATIHISSDPACLDEKTSYASEIDPLLADLPIQISQATTEEDTAAALELIAESISQQRQMAAKAIIFHPLILAVSILFFLTSVKLLYTGSLSDVILMMSTWVGYSVMLLLIIKSMLRGYSDVIERVGSWPWLSGNSITGASHKRDEILVAKENGEVVGVLVLRIAKAMTSPDMLGVRPRSSRRKSSARWTGIIRAWTVKRTYRFRGIGTRLLTDVVANCRLRTLDGPIFADDHANSVKPLPMMFNTVFEKQEKWARAFLEQIILAKRSR, via the exons ATGAAGCGGCCAGCGAAGTTAAGAGAATTACGCCTGTCTCCCCATTCGGTACCGTCACAGTCAAGTTCGGTTCTTTCCCGTGTGCCTTTGCTTCATGGCAGTGGTGATGGAAATGGAGCGAGGTTGCAGCATTGGACCGGGGGAGATCAGGTCCCAGGGCTACTTATTCCTCTAG cctttctttcttccctACGTGCAAACCTTCAGATCTGTGCCGCCGACCAAGAAGATATTTACAGTCCGTCCACTCCTATATCAATTTTGAACACACCCAAAACACTCAACCCGTCTTCACGTTTCTCTCGACATCCACTTTCAACGGAGCTTTCCTCCGATGACGCAACTATCCACATATCATCAGACCCGGCGTGCTTAGATGAGAAAACAAGCTATGCTTCCGAGATAGATCCTCTACTTGCGGATCTTCCCATACAAATATCGCAGGCGACCACAGAAGAAGATACTGCTGCAGCCCTCGAGCTGATTGCAGAAAGCATCTCCCAACAACGTCAAATGGCGGCAAAGGCCATTATCTTCCACCCACTGATCTTAGCAGTTTcgattcttttcttcctaACTAGTGTGAAATTACTATATACCGGATCGCTGAGCGATGTGATACTTATGATGAGTACATGGGTCGGCTATAGTGTCATGCTCCTGCTCATAATCAAATCCATGCTACGGGGATATTCAGATGTGATTGAAAGAGTTGGAAGTTGGCCATGGCTGTCGGGGAACTCGATAACCGGTGCCTCGCACAAACGAGATGAGATCCTGGTGGCCAAGGAAAACGGCGAAGTGGTCGGGGTACTTGTCCTGAGAATCGCAAAGGCGATGACTTCTCCCGACATGCTGGGCGTTCGACCAAGGTCATCAAGGCGGAAAAGCTCCGCGAGGTGGACGGGTATTATTCGCGCGTGGACGGTTAAGAGGACGTATCGCTTTCGAGGTATTGGGACACGCCTTTTAACGGATGTTGTGGCTAACTGTCGACTACGAACATTGGACGGGCCGATTTTCGCTGATGATCATGCAAATTCGGTAAAGCCACTACCTATGATGTTTAATACTGTGTTTGAGAAGCAGGAGAAGTGGGCTCGGGCGTTTTTGGAGCAGATTATATTGGCCAAGAGAAGTCGTTGA